The sequence TGCTCAGTTCGTGCGCTTCGGCACCAACGTGCTCTCGGGTGTGCCGTCGATTATCTGTGGTGTCTTTATTTATGGCCTGATCGTCAGCACCCGAGCGATTGCTGGTCACAGCTACAGCGCGATTGCCGGTGGCATGGCCCTTGCTGTTCTGATGATCCCCACGGTCATCAAGACCACGGATGAAGGCCTCAAGCTGGTGCCCCAGGAGCTGCGTTGGGGGGCCATGGGTGTCGGGGCTTCCAAGGTGGTCACCATTACGTGCGTGACCCTGCCAGCCGCCTTCGCACCGATCGCCACCGGTGTGGTTTTGGGGATTGCTCGGGCGGCGGGTGAGACCGCACCGCTGATCTTTACCGCACTGTTTTCACCGTTCTGGGCTGATGGGGTTCTCAACCCCATCGCCTCAATGTCAGTGCTGATCTACAACTACGCGATCATGCCCTACGAGGCCCAGATCTCCCTGGCCTGGGCGGCGTCCTTTGTCTTGGTGATGATGATCCTGCTGGCCAATCTCTTGGCCCGATGGATCGGCCGCCTCTCCCGCGCCTGATCTCCTCCCTGCGCCCGCTTTCTCAACCAAGCCCGAACGACTCGATCGTGATCTCCTCTCCCCAGGCCAGCTCCTCTTCCAGCAGCAACGGGGTTTGCCTGTCCCTTCAGGACGTCTCGATTAGCTACGGCAGCAAGGAAGCAGTACGGGGCGTCTACATGGATATTCCTCGCGGTCAAGTCACGGCCTTCATCGGCCCCTCGGGTTGCGGCAAGAGCACCGTGCTTCGGGCCTTGAATCGCATGAACGATCTGATCGACGGCTGTTCGATTAAGGGTCGGGTGATCTTTGATGAACAGGATCTGTACGCCCGGCACGTCGACCCGGTCGAAGTCCGCCGACGCATTGGAATGGTGTTTCAGAAACCCAACCCGTTCCCCAAAAGTATTTACGAGAACATTGCCTTTGGCGCTCGGGTCAATGGCTACAAAGGCGACATGGATGAGCTCGTGGAGCGCTCCCTGCGGAAAGCAGCCCTTTGGGATGAAACCAAGGACAAGCTTAAAGAGAGCGGCTATGCCCTCTCCGGCGGTCAACAGCAGCGGCTCTGCATTGCCCGGACCATTGCGATCGAGCCTGAAGTGATCTTGATGGATGAGCCTTGCTCTGCGCTCGATCCAATCTCGACATTAAAAATCGAGGAGATGATGCATGAGCTCAAGAAGAATTACACAATTGTGATCGTCACGCACAACATGCAGCAGGCCGTCCGGGTGAGCGATTACACCGGTTTCTTCAACGTCAGTCAACGCAGCGACCGCGAGAGCAAGGTTGGAACGCTGGTTGAATTTGCTGAAACGGAACAGATTTTCAACGCCCCCAAAGAGCAGGCCACCCAGGACTATGTGACGGGTCGCTTCGGTTAATTCGTCCGGCCAAAAGTTCCCACA is a genomic window of Synechococcus sp. A10-1-5-1 containing:
- the pstB gene encoding phosphate ABC transporter ATP-binding protein PstB; amino-acid sequence: MISSPQASSSSSSNGVCLSLQDVSISYGSKEAVRGVYMDIPRGQVTAFIGPSGCGKSTVLRALNRMNDLIDGCSIKGRVIFDEQDLYARHVDPVEVRRRIGMVFQKPNPFPKSIYENIAFGARVNGYKGDMDELVERSLRKAALWDETKDKLKESGYALSGGQQQRLCIARTIAIEPEVILMDEPCSALDPISTLKIEEMMHELKKNYTIVIVTHNMQQAVRVSDYTGFFNVSQRSDRESKVGTLVEFAETEQIFNAPKEQATQDYVTGRFG
- the pstA gene encoding phosphate ABC transporter permease PstA, with product MTLSKRGSLRYRSSLSRNIWNRVFTSIAALFTGLAVLPLVLVLVYVLIKGGALINWQLLTELPPPPGLDGGGIGNAIVGTLLITVLASSIAIPIGVGGGIYLAEYSRSGGFAQFVRFGTNVLSGVPSIICGVFIYGLIVSTRAIAGHSYSAIAGGMALAVLMIPTVIKTTDEGLKLVPQELRWGAMGVGASKVVTITCVTLPAAFAPIATGVVLGIARAAGETAPLIFTALFSPFWADGVLNPIASMSVLIYNYAIMPYEAQISLAWAASFVLVMMILLANLLARWIGRLSRA